Proteins from one Rosa chinensis cultivar Old Blush chromosome 7, RchiOBHm-V2, whole genome shotgun sequence genomic window:
- the LOC112176773 gene encoding cation/H(+) antiporter 18, giving the protein MASNGSAGHTCPPPMKATSNGVFQGDDPLHFALPLAILQICIVVAVTRGFAYLLRPLRQPRVVAEIIGGVLLGPSALGRNKTYLQAIFPPKSITVLDTLANLGLLFFLFLAGLEIDPKAIRQTGKKALAIATVGISLPFALGIGSSFVLRATISKGVDFTAFLVFMGVALSITAFPVLARILAELKLLTTEIGRLAMSAAAVNDVAAWVLLALAIALSGNNQSPLVSLWVLLSGFVFVICAVIVVPPIFKWMAQRCHEGEPIDEIYVCATLTAVLAAGFITDTIGIHAMFGAFVIGVIVPKEGPFAGSLVEKVEDLVSGLFLPLYFVSSGLKTNVATIQGVQSWGLLVLVIFTACFGKIFGTVMVSLLCKVPVREALALGFLMNTKGLVELIVLNIGKDRKVLNDQTFAIMVLMALFTTFITTPLVTAVYKPAKRARMADYKYKTIERKNTNSQLRILSCFHSARNIPSIINLLEASRGTKKREGLCVYAMHLKELSERSSAILMVHKARRNGLPFWNKGQRSNSDNVVVAFEAYQQLSRVSIRPMTEISSVSNMHEDICATAESKRAAIIILPFHKHQRLDGTLETTRNDFRGVNKRVLEHAPCSVGILVDRGLGGATHIAASNVSYFITVLYFGGRDDREALAYGTRMAEHPGIRLVVIRFLVEPEIVGEISTINIDHNSGSKVGSVDEEFLAEFKHTIAKDNSITYEEKVVRNEAQTVGVIREIGRCNLFLVGRSPGGEVALALNRRSECPELGPVGSLLISPDFSTQASVLVVQQYNGQVPLNLASEMEEVSPDDDTELT; this is encoded by the exons ATGGCTTCAAATGGTTCAGCAGGACATACATGTCCGCCTCCGATGAAGGCGACATCAAATGGTGTATTCCAGGGTGATGATCCCCTTCATTTTGCACTGCCTCTTGCTATTTTGCAGATATGTATAGTAGTTGCTGTCACTCGCGGTTTTGCCTATCTTCTGAGGCCACTAAGACAGCCGCGAGTCGTTGCTGAGATTATT ggaggagtactactTGGTCCATCAGCTCTAGGACGAAACAAAACTTATCTCCAGGCAATATTTCCACCAAAGAGTATCACGGTGTTAGACACCTTAGCAAACCTTGGTCTCCTGTTCTTTCTATTCTTGGCTGGCCTAGAAATAGATCCTAAAGCCATTCGCCAGACTGGAAAAAAAGCCCTTGCCATTGCCACAGTAGGAATCAGTCTCCCATTTGCATTAGGAATCGGTTCATCTTTTGTCCTCCGAGCAACCATATCCAAAGGGGTAGATTTTACTGCCTTTCTTGTGTTCATGGGTGTGGCCCTTTCTATAACTGCTTTCCCTGTTTTAGCACGTATTCTGGCCGAGCTGAAACTTTTGACCACTGAAATTGGAAGATTGGCTATGTCGGCTGCAGCAGTTAATGATGTGGCAGCCTGGGTTCTGCTTGCTCTTGCCATTGCCCTATCTGGCAATAACCAATCTCCCCTTGTTTCATTGTGGGTCTTATTGTCTGGATTTGTCTTTGTCATTTGTGCTGTTATAGTTGTACCCCCAATCTTCAAATGGATGGCTCAACGGTGTCATGAAGGTGAACCCATTGATGAGATCTACGTGTGCGCTACACTTACTGCTGTTCTGGCAGCTGGGTTTATAACTGATACAATTGGAATTCACGCCATGTTTGGTGCTTTTGTGATTGGAGTTATTGTTCCGAAGGAGGGGCCATTTGCAGGTAGTCTTGTGGAAAAAGTAGAAGATCTTGTGTCTGGTCTCTTTCTTCCATTGTACTTTGTCTCAAGTGGACTGAAGACCAATGTAGCCACAATTCAGGGAGTTCAGTCTTGGGGTCTATTAGTTTTGGTCATATTTACTGCCTGTTTTGGGAAGATTTTCGGGACCGTTATGGTGTCTCTTTTATGCAAGGTGCCTGTCCGGGAGGCTTTAGCTCTTGGGTTCCTAATGAACACTAAGGGGTTGGTGGAACTCATTGTCCTCAACATTGGCAAagatagaaag GTTTTGAATGACCAGACTTTTGCCATTATGGTTCTAATGGCTCTGTTTACTACTTTCATCACCACACCTCTTGTCACTGCTGTGTATAAGCCAGCAAAAAGAGCCAGAATGGCTGATTACAAGTATAAAACAATTGAAAGGAAGAATACAAACTCCCAGTTAAGGATCTTGTCCTGTTTTCATAGTGCCAGAAACATTCCATCTATTATAAATCTGCTTGAGGCctcacgaggcacaaagaagcGGGAAGGCCTTTGTGTTTATGCAATGCACCTGAAGGAGCTCTCTGAGAGGTCATCGGCTATACTAATGGTACACAAGGCAAGAAGGAATGGGTTACCCTTCTGGAATAAGGGACAGCGATCAAATTCTGACAATGTTGTTGTGGCATTCGAGGCATACCAACAATTAAGCCGGGTGTCCATCAGGCCAATGACTGAAATCTCTTCAGTTTCTAACATGCACGAGGACATTTGTGCCACTGCTGAGAGCAAAAGAGCTGCAATCATAATTCTTCCATTCCATAAGCACCAGAGGCTAGATGGTACATTAGAGACTACCCGAAATGACTTCCGCGGGGTTAACAAGAGAGTTCTTGAGCATGCACCATGCTCAGTTGGAATTCTAGTCGACCGCGGGCTGGGTGGAGCTACGCATATTGCTGCAAGTAATGTTTCTTATTTCATTACAGTTCTTTACTTTGGGGGCCGTGATGACCGTGAAGCCCTTGCCTATGGGACTCGCATGGCCGAGCACCCTGGTATCCGTTTAGTGGTCATTCGCTTCTTAGTGGAACCTGAGATTGTTGGGGAGATATCCACAATTAATATTGATCACAATTCTGGCAGCAAAGTGGGGTCAGTAGATGAGGAGTTCCTCGCTGAATTCAAGCATACAATTGCCAAGGATAACTCAATCACATACGAAGAGAAGGTAGTCAGAAATGAGGCACAAACCGTTGGTGTAATTCGTGAGATAGGCCGATGCAATCTGTTTCTGGTCGGGCGAAGTCCTGGTGGTGAAGTAGCCTTGGCCCTAAATAGGAGGAGTGAGTGCCCGGAATTGGGGCCTGTGGGAAGCTTGTTGATTTCACCAGATTTCTCTACACAAGCATCAGTGTTGGTAGTGCAACAGTACAACGGTCAGGTACCGTTGAATTTGGCCTCGGAGATGGAGGAAGTGTCACCTGATGACGATACAGAATTGACCTAG
- the LOC112176774 gene encoding dirigent protein 5 produces the protein MSTIVAKSSILLVLNFMLVFPSVLATKYPFEESKPCKRLVLYYHDTLFNGTDATNATSATVANMTGLDREHKFGMLVVFNDPLTKDHHLLSPAVGRAQGFYFYDMKDDYTAWFAYTLVFNSSEHKGTLNIMGADLMYEKTRDLSVVGGTGDFFMARGICTFQTDTFQGDYYFRLKMDIKLYECY, from the coding sequence ATGTCAACTATAGTAGCAAAAAGTTCCATTCTTTTGGTCCTCAACTTCATGTTGGTGTTCCCATCTGTTCTGGCAACCAAATATCCATTCGAAGAGTCGAAACCATGCAAGAGGCTTGTGCTCTATTACCACGACACCCTATTTAACGGCACGGATGCGACCAATGCGACATCTGCTACTGTAGCCAATATGACAGGGCTTGACAGGGAGCACAAGTTTGGTATGCTGGTTGTCTTCAACGATCCTCTGACCAAAGACCACCATCTTCTGTCTCCTGCCGTCGGAAGAGCTCAAGGCTTCTATTTCTATGACATGAAGGACGACTACACTGCTTGGTTTGCCTACACTTTGGTGTTTAACTCGAGCGAGCACAAGGGTACACTCAATATCATGGGGGCGGATTTGATGTATGAAAAGACTAGGGATCTTTCGGTTGTCGGAGGGACGGGAGATTTCTTCATGGCTAGAGGGATTTGCACATTTCAAACTGATACTTTTCAGGGTGACTACTATTTTCGCCTCAAGATGGATATCAAGTTGTATGAATGTTATTAG
- the LOC112176066 gene encoding cation/H(+) antiporter 18, producing MANNTTVTCPSPMKATSNGVFQGDNPLDFALPLAILQICLVVALTRILAYFLRPLRQPRVIAEIVGGILLGPSALGHNKKYINAIFPAKSLTVLDTLANLGLLFFLFLVGLELDPKSLRRTGKKALSIALAGITLPFVLGIGTSFALKGTISKGVDGPPFLVFMGVALSITAFPVLARILAELKLLTTDIGRMAMSAAAVNDVAAWILLALAISLSGSGRSPLVSLWVLLSGCAFVLVCIFAVRPVFKWMVQRCPEGEPVEELYVCATLASVLAAGFVTETIGIHALFGAFVLGIIVPKEGPFAGALVEKVEDLVSGLFLPLYFVSSGLKTDITTIRGAQSWGLLVLVISTACFGKVIGTIAVSLFCKVPFQEALALGFLMNTKGLVELIVLNIGKDRKVLNDQTFAIMVLMAVFTTFITTPIVMAVYKPAKRLSKDYKYKTIERKDPNSQLRLLTCFHGTRNLPTMINLIEASRGTEKRERLCVYAMHLMELNERPSAILMVHKARNNGLPFWNKGQQSANNNQVVVAFETFEQLSRVAIRPMTAISSITSMHEDICTSADSERAAMIILPFHKHQRLDGTFETTRSEYRLINQQVLQNAPCSVGIIVDRGLGGSSHVSASNVDSVFTVLFFGGSDDREALAYGIRMAEHPGINLNIIHFLPSPELQGEIVRVDVNDGSNPSAGPEEDKFIAELKQKISNYSSIKYEERVVGNAAETTESIREFSQCNLILVGRRPQGQIAAALNVKSDCPELGPVGCLLTSPDFSTTASVLVVQQHHGLTLSNSSVSLSKVVVLPEEDSETS from the exons ATGGCGAACAATACCACAGTAACATGTCCATCTCCTATGAAAGCAACATCCAATGGAGTCTTCCAGGGTGATAATCCTCTGGATTTTGCGCTCCCTCTTGCCATCTTGCAAATATGTCTTGTGGTTGCACTTACGCGCATTCTTGCTTATTTTCTTCGGCCACTAAGACAGCCTCGTGTGATTGCAGAGATTGTT GGAGGTATCTTACTTGGCCCTTCAGCTCTTGGTCACAACAAAAAGTATATCAATGCAATTTTCCCAGCAAAAAGTCTTACAGTGCTTGATACTTTAGCAAATCTTGGTCTTCTCTTCTTTCTGTTCCTAGTGGGTTTGGAGTTAGATCCGAAGTCCCTCCGCCGGACTGGAAAGAAAGCTCTCAGCATTGCTCTTGCAGGAATTACTTTACCATTTGTATTAGGAATTGGAACATCATTTGCCCTAAAAGGAACTATTTCTAAAGGTGTAGATGGACCCCCATTTCTTGTCTTCATGGGAGTGGCTCTTTCTATAACTGCCTTCCCTGTTTTGGCTCGTATTTTGGCTGAGCTCAAGCTCTTAACCACTGATATTGGCCGAATGGCCATGTCAGCAGCAGCTGTTAATGATGTGGCTGCATGGATTCTTCTTGCCCTTGCCATTTCCCTCTCTGGTAGTGGCCGCTCTCCCCTGGTTTCACTCTGGGTTCTCTTGTCTGGATGTGCTTTTGTTCTTGTATGTATATTTGCTGTTCGACCTGTCTTTAAATGGATGGTGCAGCGTTGTCCTGAGGGTGAACCAGTAGAAGAATTGTATGTATGCGCTACCTTGGCTTCAGTTTTGGCAGCTGGGTTTGTCACTGAAACTATTGGAATTCATGCTCTATTTGGTGCATTCGTGCTTGGAATTATTGTTCCAAAGGAAGGCCCATTTGCAGGCGCCCTTGTAGAAAAAGTTGAGGATCTTGTATCTGGTCTATTCCTCCCATTATACTTTGTCTCAAGTGGATTGAAGACTGATATAACAACAATTCGCGGCGCTCAGTCATGGGGTCTCTTAGTCTTGGTCATTTCAACAGCCTGTTTCGGAAAGGTCATTGGCACTATAGCTGTTTCCCTCTTCTGCAAAGTACCCTTTCAGGAGGCTCTAGCTCTGGGGTTCCTCATGAATACTAAAGGGTTGGTGGAGCTCATTGTCCTTAACATTGGTAAAGACAGAAAG GTTTTGAATGATCAAACATTTGCTATCATGGTTCTCATGGCTGTCTTCACAACCTTCATTACAACACCTATAGTTATGGCAGTATATAAGCCGGCTAAAAGGTTGAGTAAAGATTACAAGTACAAAACTATTGAGAGGAAAGACCCAAATAGTCAGCTCCGACTCTTGACCTGTTTCCATGGTACAAGGAACCTACCCACGATGATTAATCTCATCGAGGCTTCCCGTGGGACTGAAAAGAGGGAACGGCTTTGTGTCTATGCAATGCACCTTATGGAGCTTAATGAAAGGCCTTCTGCAATATTGATGGTTCACAAGGCAAGAAACAATGGTCTACCCTTTTGGAATAAAGGGCAGCAGTCAGCTAATAACAATCAAGTTGTTGTGGCTTTTGAGACCTTTGAGCAGCTGAGTCGAGTGGCTATCCGTCCAATGACAGCAATCTCTTCTATAACTAGCATGCACGAGGACATCTGCACAAGTGCTGATAGTGAAAGAGCAGCAATGATAATCCTCCCATTCCACAAGCACCAGAGGTTGGATGGTACCTTTGAGACGACTCGAAGTGAGTACAGATTGATCAACCAACAGGTTCTTCAGAATGCACCATGTTCAGTGGGGATCATAGTGGACCGTGGTCTAGGTGGAAGCAGCCATGTATCTGCCAGCAATGTTGATTCAGTCTTCACTGTTCTGTTCTTTGGGGGTAGTGATGATCGTGAGGCTCTTGCTTATGGGATTCGAATGGCTGAGCATCCGGGTATCAACTTAAATATCATTCACTTCTTACCGAGCCCTGAGCTTCAAGGGGAGATAGTTAGAGTTGATGTAAACGATGGCTCAAACCCTTCAGCAGGACCAGAGGAGGACAAGTTCATTGCTGAATTGAAGCAGAAGATTTCGAATTACAGCTCGATCAAATATGAGGAGAGAGTAGTGGGAAACGCTGCAGAAACTACTGAATCTATCCGTGAGTTTAGCCAATGTAACTTGATTTTGGTTGGTCGAAGGCCTCAGGGTCAAATCGCTGCTGCATTGAATGTCAAGAGTGACTGCCCTGAATTGGGGCCTGTTGGGTGCTTGTTGACTTCTCCGGACTTCAGTACCACCGCATCAGTCTTAGTAGTACAGCAACATCATGGCCTTACATTATCAAACTCATCAGTTAGTTTGTCGAAGGTAGTCGTGTTGCCTGAGGAAGATTCAGAAACCAGCTGA